The genomic region CCAAAACGGTAACTAAGCGTGGCTTTGCCACTGAGGAGTCTTCTTCCTTGGTCATATCCTTCTGGCTGCCACTCCTCTTAGCCCTACAATACTTTAACCACTCCTGTTGGTTCTCTTCCATATGGGAAAGTATTTTGTCTGATTCTTCAGACTGGATGGTGACTGATGAGGAAGTGCCTTGCTTGTTGAAGTCCAAAACCGCATCAAATTCCCTTTGCTCCCATTCCTGAGACTGGCGTAAAGAGTTGATGAAGTCAAGTCTTGTTTTATTTAACCGGAATTTACTTCTTAAATGTTTGTCATCTGATATCCAATTGGTCTCTAAACTGGATTCAATGTTGTCTTTATCTACTGAAGGTGCCTCATTTTCACCCATAACATCCTCATCATCACCCATAACATTCTCATCAGCCATAACATCCTCATAATCTTGCAAACCTGCAATCTGTCTCATCTCTGTGGCATACTGTGTGTTATAAGGGTGAACATTAGTGTTTGAGCGGACAGGGGTATCGGTTTGTTTGCTTTTTAGGACATCTGAAGACATAGGGTCAATATCTGTTTGTCCTTCTTCCCAGTTGTACTGTCCTCTGCTGTCCTCATTCGTGGAGACATTCACAATCATGGCAGGTTTCTGGCTGTTTGGCTGGGGCTGAGTAAAACTGTGCACTGAAAAGTTCTGAGGAGCTGCTGTAGGTTCACTGCTCGCTGGAATACTCAGACGGGTGGACTGTAGGATGAGCTCACTTAAATCAGGACGCAAGCAAGTCTCTCTTTCTAAAGCAATTTCACTAAAGTTCCCAGCTAATGTTGTTTCATTGGACAGGACTTCCGGGTGGATTGATGGCACAGAGAAGGCAGCTTTCTCTGTTAAAGAACAGTGGGTGTTGGGAAACGAGTAAGAGAAACTATGCAGCGCATGGCGACTTGAATGAGCATGCAGGTCTGGTTCAACAGCGGAAAGTCGCGTATTTGAATATGGATCGTCATCGCTTCTTTCCTTTAAAGAAGATGAGGGAGTGTTGAGAGGTGTGCTAGTGGCGATTGGGTTCTTGCGAGGATCAGCCAATAATTGAGAGAACCGATTATCAATGGCTTCCAGATTATTTGGTTTGTTATTGTTGCTGGATTTATGCAGATTGTGCAACCCAGTAGCAGCCCTAGCTTTATAGAGACTAAGACTTGGTTCATGATGATCCTTTTCATTTTCAATGAGCGTAAGACCACTATCGAGGTTGGGACTGTTGGTGTCTTTCGCATCGGGCAACAAAACAGTGTTAGGTGTGTGATGGTCACAAGAAAATCCTGGAACGAAAGGTGGCTCGTCTTCTGTAGGAGTTGGGCATCTGCCGTAACCTTCCCCAGTGCCGAGGGGTTTGCTGACCCCATCGTCATCACAGATGGCCAAGGAGGCACTGCAGATGTCAGGAATGGGGATGGAACCATACAGCACCTCATCCACAGTTGGGCATCGACTGACAGATTCTGTTCCCTTTGAAAATATTTTTGCTAGcagttcacctgataacacaTTAGCACTATCACAGACTGTGATCAATGTCTCTTTCTGACTTGGGGGAGAATCATGCACCTCTGTGTAATTGATATCCTGGCTATTCTTCTCTACTCCAATAAATGGTATTTCTACTCCAATAAATGGAATTTCTACCTGACCTTGCGCCATCTCTGATGCCTCACCTATTGAATGTAGAACATCTGTGTGTGCGATGTCTTCACTGGGAATCAGTGGTATTTCTACCTGACCTGTCAGTCTTTCTAATGTCTCGTCTTGAGAATGTTGGGACCCTGGCGGGAATGTTGTGGAACTTTGAGTTGTGACATCATCAGATTTACTCTGACCCTGCATCAATTCTTTTTCCTGTTCTTTAGTTTGTACATCAGACTCATTTATTTCATGTCTAGCCACTCCTAAAACATTATTGGGCTGAATGAGTGTGTCAAACTCGCCTCCAAAAGGCATGTTCCCATCGCATACTGGAAATACTTGCGTGGGCAGTACATCTTTACATTTAATCTCACCATGCATCTCTGGCAGTACTCTGCTAGTCCCGGCagaaacatctccaccctgccCCATTGGTAGTTCCTCATCCGTGGAACCATTTATATCATGCACTACAGTGGGTTCTACATCCATGTACAGCTTGCCATTACATTTCACAGGTAGTGTCGTATCTCTCAGATCATTTCCACCATGCACCACTGCCAGTGTTGCTTTTTGGGAATCATTTTCAGTATGTGAGATCTCTGGTAGTGTCTCAGCCTCAGACGTGTTCCCATCACACACCACGGGTGGTGTTTTATCCCCTGAATCTTCTCCGCAAATCACCGCTGGTAGGGTCTCATTTCTAGTATCATTCCCATCCTGCATTGCAGTTCGCACCTGGTCTTTGGTATTTCCATAATCTCTGGGAACATTTTCACTGTGCACTGCTTTGAGTGCCTTATCGTTATCAATGAAATCCTTCCCAACATGCACAGCAGTTTGTGCTTTAGTAATTTCCTTGTTTGTGGTATCTTTCCCAGCATGCACTGCTTCTGGTTTTGCTGGTTCAACAGAATCCTTCACGTTGTGATCTGCTTTGTGCAACTCCTCTTTTGACTCACTGCCATCACAGATGACAACGTGAGCCCCATCTCTGGCTTCATTTGCATTACGCTCAGCTGTGTCAGGCATATTGGCAGCATCACCATCCATCTGCACTTCTGTGCATGGCATTGTTTTGACTGAATCGTTATCTTTAAGTTGTTGCTCCTTATTGACATCCTTAGAGCCCATGGTTTTAAGACACACTGCGCTTGGTTCTCCATCACCCatcatctcctcctccttttgGAGGAGCTTTTTGTTGTTGCCTTCCAAAACCGGAGCAGTTTGAGTCTCCAGGAGCGTTTTGTTGTTGCCTTCCAAAACCTGAGCAGTTTGAGTCTCCAGGAGCGTTTTGTTGTTGCCTTCCAAAACCTGAGCAGTTTGAGTCTCCAGGAGCGTTTTGTTGTTGCCCTCCAAAACCTGAGCAGTTTGAGTCTCCAGGGGCTTTTCTTGATGAATGTACACACTTGCTGCCTGTTCACACAAAAGTATGTACGATCGATCACTTTCCAAAGTTCTTTCGTAAGGGGACACACCATTTTGGAGGGTACCCTTGCTGTCATTCTCATGGTTGTTGGTTTCATAGTCTTCATCATCACCCAGGTCACTTGATTTTTCTGACATCGCGCTGTCCACACGGTCTCTGTAAACCTGTAGAGAAAGAGAACACCAAGATAAATCAATTAATCAttgcaacaacaaacaaaaaaagtctACAAAAGATTTATTGGAAAACATATGTGgtttaaatatataatatatttgttTTCCAACCTTTAACTCAACATTTGTACTTTGTTGTGGACAAGAGATGGTTTCATTGTGCAGGCCAGTTGCTGGTAGGTATGATGGATGATTTTTCAAATCTATTCTCCGCTTAGACTCTGTGTCGAGAGAGTCTAGCGCAGTTGAGGTTGTTTTCATTGAAAGGTCCAATACCTCAGCTTCCAAGCTTAATGGTTGTGCTTTTTCTTTACCCATTTTACTAAGGTCCAAAACGTCAGGTTCTGGTATCCTGGAGAGGGCTATATAAGCAGGGGAACTTGTCTTGGTCCCAAGTGGAACCTGGGCTGGTACCATTCCATGAGCCACTTCTATAGAATCCTTTTTTTCCAAACATGTTAGACTTGAGTCTGCCTGGCAGAACCTCGCAGTGGACCTACTGTAGAAAAGACCTATCCACATGTGGATAATGAGCTGAACCTGTTCCTTTGTGTCCTTAATGTCAAAATCCCATGGGCTGTACAGAGAGGGAGTGCAGAGGGATGAAGGGAAAGGACAGAGAAAAATCAGAGTTTTAATTTGCAAATCCAGGCAAAACAATTAGTCAACCACTGTGAGTAATATAGTATCAGCTTTTGGTCTCTAGCAAACTCTTCAGTTATCCTTTCTTCTAGCTACTGTATGCATAACTAATCAAACTGAAGACATTAGTATTTAAGTTAGTGATTGTAAGTACATACCCATGTAGGGCTCTAATAACTGTTTTATCCTTAGGGTCGTTGGTAAACTTGCTGTCTGAATTAAAGTTATAGTTTTCCTTCCACAGTCTTGTCACTTGAACTGAGCCATCTTTTTCAATGAACCGCCGGAAGCGATGGAACTTCTGCCTGCACCCGATTCCTCTGCTCAGGGATTCCCGAGCCAATCCCGGTTCCTTCCTGTTCTGGTCCTTCTGCTGATACAGGAAGGCCCGTAGTGTTTGAGTTCCGTCAGCAAAGATATCCTTGCGATGCTGCTGAAGTCCCTCCGAAATGGGGACTTGAACGATTGAACCTGACAAACCCAATAGTAGAGAGGATGGCGGCAGTGAGTATGAATGCTCTTGTGAGACTAACACAACCCGCTCCCCACTCCCCACCACCAGCCCCTTGGGTGACGGAGACTGAGGGGGGAGTTTAAGCCTAGCAGCAGAAGGGTGCTTCAGCAGAGCAGGAAGGACAAACTCTGGCTCACCATCTGGATCATGAGGAGAGATGCCATCTTTGACACTGTTGTCACTTATCACCAAACTTGGGTGGTCATCTTGTTTCTCAAGAGCCTTTGGGTCTGACTGTTGTTCTAGTACCTTGTCATTACTGGTACTGCGAGCCAAATCGGCCAATAGGGTCAGAGACTCTGCAGGTGGGCACGATACAGCGCTGGCACCTTCGCAGGGCCTACTCCTACTGACAACACGGCTGACATCCGGGTCAAGTATCACTAGTTGGGAGGATATAGCTACTGTCTCCCTTTCTAAAGCAGCTGGTGAGCGATAATGCAACCACCCTGTAGAAACAAAAGACACAAAGGAGCGCATGGTGATGAGCAATACCTACATGGCTGTAAAGCAGTCCCCCTGCATGCATATTGTTTAGTAAagatctttatttttattttttttacttttttgaaGTTGATAATGTTTTTCTTGCAATAGTAAGAAATATCCTCGCCAACCCACTGAACCTAATTTTAACACGATCTGTAATAGATGCAACGTTATGTTCAACAGGGGGACCGCAGCAATAGGGGAGCTAGCCAATCAACACACAGCAAGATGAGTCAGAGGCGCCAGCAagaggtcccagatctgtttgtgctgtcttgccacgTGCGTTACAATGACCGTAGGGGAtggcacaaactgatctgggaccaggcaagcAAGAGGCCATTAGCACGTTACTTCAGAATGCCGCTTTGCAGTTCAGATGAAGAAGGAAATATAGAAACGGAATCGTCAGGAATTCAAGACAACCGGATTATTTCGGGCATATTTCAACATTTCAGCGCATATATTAACTGTAATCACAAGTCAATGATGAAGAACATTGCTATCTAATTTAGCATTTGGGTTTAATGAGAACAAAAGAAAATCCATCTGCATGTTCTGTTATTTGCATAACGTGTGAAGTTCACAACAACCACGAACTTCCCCAAAAGGAACTTACATTTTTTCCTAATGGAGTCTGCGTGTTCGTGTGTCTTTTTGAATGGTCTCCTCTGACTCGCCAAGATGATTGCTGTTGAAGGTGAGCTAGGCAACGCCTCAGACGTTTGGTCAGATGTGGCTTGAGGTGGTACCAGGTCCAGTCTGCTCTGAATATCTTTCTTTAATGGAATATCACTTTTTTCCGGAGATTTGTCCACATCATTATGCAACTCCGTAGGAGTCAAGCCTAATGCTAGTGCAAACTTTGGGTCTAGGCCAAATGCCTGTTCCTTTGCAACTTCAACAGCACCTGTGGTTCTGTCTGGGTTGGCTTTGTTGATATTAACATTTTCCATTTCATCCATGCCAGGAGTATCAGCCTTGCTTTTCTTGTTCACGGGTGATGTTTGATCTTCTGGAGCAGGATTGATGGGTTtatttctctttccccctcttgaAAGGACTGTCTTTAGTTGACTGAGGGATATTGCGACATATTGACGCTTCTTTTTGTGTTTTCCTGAGGAAGGAGAATCCGTGTCTTTGTTCAGGAGCAGTTCTGTGGGATTCAGAGAGGCCATCTTGCCTACATCAGCCATTTTGACCTCATGCAgactgtctttactgtctaacATCCCTATGGGCATATCATTGTTCTCATCTGACTTGTTCAACTCCAGGTTaggtccatctcctgtttctatGGGTTGGGGGACTTTGATACAAGCTTCAACCATCATCTCGTCAGCACATTGTTTGTGATCTAACACTTTCCCCTTAACTTTCAAAGATTCTATATCCTTGGCGATAACTTCTGAACCGTGAGGGACAAAAATTCTACCACATTCGGAGATGATTGCCTTCAAGTCCCATCGTTCGGTCTTCTTTTTCAAAGGATGGTCGTCATGAATCAAATCCATACTTTCTTTATTTCTCAATGGGTGATAGTGGATTAAATCCTTGCTTTTCATTTTCAATGGGGGATCTTGGATCAAATTCATCAATTCTCTTGGCATTTTCAATGGGTGAACTTGGGTCACATCCATCTTTTCCTTCTTTTTCAATGGGGGATCTTGGATCAAATTCATCAATTCTCTTGGCATTTTCAATGGGTGAACTTGGGTCACATCCATCTTTTCCTTCTTTTTCAATGGGGGATCTTGGATCAAATTCATCAGTTCTCTTGGCATTTTCAATGGGTGAACTTGGGTCACATCCATCTTTTCCTTCTTTTTCAATGGGGGATCTTGGATCAAATTCATCAATTCTCTTGGCATTTTCAATGGGTGAACTTGGGTCACATCCATCTTTTCCTTCTTTTTCAATGGGGGATCTTGGATCAAATTCATCAGTTCTCTTGGCATTTTCAATGGGTGAACTGGGGTTACATCCATCCTTTCCTCCTTTTGCAATGGGTTAACTTTAAATAAATCCATCCGTTCCTTCCTCTTTTTCAATAGGTAGACTTCACTTGAATCCATACTTTCCATgtcctctttttctttctcttcaAAGTCAGCCACTGTAGACCTCAAGATCCTTTTACAAAATccgctaaatctatgacgtttcCTTGGCCGTTTCCTCCAATCAGATATAGAGGAATGACTGACCTCTGTGGGTTTTGAAGGCTGATTGGCCTTGCCACGTTGTCCATTGAGAGCACTCCCACCCTTATCCTGTACTTTGGCGCAAGGCAAACTGGAGGAGTTATTTGTGGTGGACTCATTGTGAGGTAAAACAGTTGCAGTTCTTTCAGTGGCAGTGATGACTAACACTGTTGGGAGGTCACCTGATGCAGGTGAGTTTGAAACCTCTGTCACCTCTGTAGCCTTTTTCATCACTCTCATACTGGCTATTCCAAAAGCCTTTGACGACACTGCAAGCTGGGAAAGATCAGAGGGAACCTCCTCTTGCACCTCCTTCTGAGGCAAAGTTCTCCTATTAACCTCTACGCCTGCCTCTGGTGCCTTGCTGTTGGGCTTGGTCGCCAGGGCCGGACTGGGTTTCCTCAAGACCTCTGCAGAGACTGGAGGCTGTGAAACACCAGAGGGCATATCCTTTTGCACCTCCTTCAGGGACAAGTTAGTCTCTTCCTTCGCTACTCCTACCTCTGGTGCGTTGCAGTCTGCCTTGCCCAATGCTGCCAGGTCAGCTTTCCTCAAGTCCTCTGCAGAGACTGCAGGCTCTAAAAGATCAGAATGCACCTTTTCTTGTACATCAACTTCAACCTCCTCTGGGATCAAACTTGTCCCTTCATCCTCTGTTCTTACCCCTGGTGCATTACAGTCAGCCTTGGTCTTCCCAGGTTTTTCAGAGTCATCTGCCGACACAGAAGGCTGAGAAAGATTAGAGGTGAGCTCCTCCTGCACCTCTTTTGGAGGCAAAGTTGTCCCTGGTGCTTTACTGTGTGCCTTGTTCAAGCCAGGTTTCGCAAAATCCTCTGCAGGGATTAGAGGCTTGCTAACATCAGAGGGCAACCTTTCTTGCACTTCCTTCAAAAGCAAGTTATTCCCTTCCTTTACTGCTTTGTCTGGTGCATTACTGTCTTCCATAGTCTTACCAGGTTTCTCAAAGTCCTCCATTGACACTGCAAGTGCTTTACTAAAGTCAGCTGTGTCTCCTGGGGACTTTCCCCCTGACTGCTGCTCCTCTGGGCCACCCAGACTAGCAGGACTCATGGGGGACCCCTCTGGAGATGACAGACAGTAGTAGACATCATCATCCGGCTCATCTCCTCGCTCCTCTCGCCCTGCCACCAGAAGCTCCGTGGCTCTGGACACCGACAGCTCAAAGGAGCCCGGCTGGTGGAAATAAGATTTGAGACGTTTCCATCCCATCTCAGTCCACTTGGGGGCGGAGTATAGGTATTTGAGGGCGTCGGGAACATCAAACTGATCTGGGAAGATGCTGGCCTCCCTGGATGGACTGATGGTAAGCCCAGGGTGGATGAGGGAAGCGTAGCTCTGGATATGCTGCTCTAGTAAACCACGTAGCTCCCCGCTTGGTGAAGGGAGGCACTTTTCCACCTCTGTCTCTGCGTAGTTCAGTGCTGGCACCACCTGGAGGCACTCTGGTGAGAGGAAGTGCTTCTTCCAGCAGACCTTGGTGTCTGtggtaaaaaaatacatttaaaattaaTATGGCATTACATAAAGATACATTACAAAAGATTAGATAAAAATCACTACTGTATACAAGGGCATAAGTGTTCACAAATTAAAGTTGGCCACACACCTCTATGTATAGCTCTGGAGTCTGGAAACACAAACATCCCCTGCAATACCTCTGGCTTACTGGACCCAGTATCTGGAAATATACAATTATAATGTCACGTTAGAAGCTAAATATCTATCTACAATATCTAAATACAGTATGTTGTGTATACAGGTTCTGTCTTACCTTCATATGTGAGGAAGTGAGATGAATGTAACAGTATAAGAAAACCATTATCATTCAGTTGTATTGTGAGGGCCTGTTAGTAAGAAAAATATAATTAATTTGAATCAAAGTCTGACAAGGCAACAACATACTGCATTCCGTTCTTTCAATAGTCCGTGAGCCAAATTTCAAAACAATGAAAGCTCACCAGGTCTTTCTCCTTGAGGCCCTGtgtgagctgagagagagaggtgtcttcaGCCTCACTGGGTGAAAGCTCATACAGACTACAACCCATTCCTTCCAGAGACACTGAAAAACAGTACATCTCAATATAATAAATTACTCCTAGTGTGTAAAGTTAGTTATTGcaagaaaatacaaaatacagaAAAAAAGGTGATAATTTAGACATTCAGCATTCCATTGTAAAGAACGAAAAATAAACCTGTGTAAAGCTAAtataatatgccatttagcagaagcttttatccaaagtgactcacagtcatgcgtgcatacatttcaTGCATGGGTGgccccgggaatcaaacccataaTCCTGACGTTGCAAGCGTCATGCTCTACCACTGAGCCATACACACTCAATAAATTCTGTTATCAAAGCTGAATAAATAAACAGTTTCATCTTTATTCAGATAAGCAACACCTAAACATTTCCTGAGAAGGTTTTGTTTGTGGTGACACTGCTCAAACAAAATGCTATCAAAATGAAACCCCCTTTTGAGTACATTTACaaaacttcttcgggatcggtgtcaTTTCCAcgagacggttgagctaatgcgattagcatgagattgtaagtaacaagaacatttcccaggacatagacatatctgatattggcagaaagcttaaattcttgttaatctaactgcactgcaatttacagtagctattacagtgaaataatatcatgctattgttcgaggagagtgcacaattttgaacatgaaaagttattaataaacaaattaggcacatttgggcagtcttgacacAAAGTGTTGAatagaaatacaatggttcattggatcagtggAAACTTTGCACATATACTGCTGcgatctagtggccaaaatcgaaattgcacctgggctggaatgatacattatggtctttctcttgcatttcaaagatgatggtacaaaaaaatacaaaagaatagTTGGTTtattctttgtattatcttttaacaGATCTATCATGTTATATtctcctttcacatttccacaaactgcaaagtgtttcctttcaaatggtgccaagaatatgcatatccttgcttcaggtcctgagctacaggcagttagatttgggtatgtcattttaggcaaaaattgaagaAATGGgtggatccttaagaggtttaatTTTAAACATGACTGTACCTTCACCGGAGAAACAGGTTTCAAATATAGCCTTCGGTAATTTCTGCCTCAGATCTGACATTCGAATTGCTCCGTTAACTGACATCATTGTTGGACTGCAATCAACCAAAAGGAAGGAAGTGTGATTCATGTGACATTCTCAAGTTATGTTACCACATAAAAACAGAATAAAATGGTGAGGTACTGAAATGTGCTTTTAGATTTTCCCGTTGCGTTTTTCAAtggtgtgccctactgaacacgaCCCACACCCAAGTCAATTGGAGATAGATTTAGAAGATATTTTTTAAAGTCATATCATAGGGAGAGACAGTACACCTTCACAGGGTTGCATTGAACTTACAGTTTAGCTGGGATTAGGGGTCCTGTGCTGGACTTCAGACCCACATGGTAGATTTGAGAGCTGATTTGGAGCTGGCCCCTCCACGGATAGTAGTGAAAGACTGTAATCGCATTCCGTTAccattatcagaacattatccAAAAGCACCAGTGCAGTGTTACAATACACACAAAAAGTCAAATTCATATGGATAAAACACTAGACAAAGACACATTGAAAAGTAGCCTTCAGTTCATTGCTCACCTGTTTTTTCTTCCTCACTAAAAAGACAGggagacatttttattttattaaatcaTGATAACAGTTTAATTCCTTTTTTCACCTAATATTTTCTATTGAGCATAATGTCGTTTGTGACAAACCCCacgaggggaaagagggaagtgtaccttttctccttctcctctgatGCGGGTGTCTTGGTATCCCAATAGGAGAAAGCCACGATAGCGAATGGGCAGACATGGCTGGGAGGCTGGACTGCCCTTCCAACAGGCAGCTCATACATGTAGTACTGCAAAGACCAACACAAATCTCGTCAGCTTTGCTATTGTGTTGTATTTATCACTACTGTATCTGCAGGTGTATTTCATCAACTTTGCTAAATGCCTGTGGCAACATAACACACcatgtgagagggagggatgatggtg from Oncorhynchus masou masou isolate Uvic2021 chromosome 22, UVic_Omas_1.1, whole genome shotgun sequence harbors:
- the LOC135508980 gene encoding uncharacterized protein LOC135508980 isoform X2, which encodes MDAGVLVPVLPGSKKFDNSIRPPLQNSYMYKESKQSFRYNSAFLINNATLQERYEAFRTKRRDMGYTEEEMEESYGFLLFDDENKANRVGETGVVPGHSTCTTLGDPSKGVYVSKYSDCLDLNRWYHGKSGYIAIIRLTKGRVREVTENYTVNYTSPSNGFDCHVSEQLSSVSANTSSFLAFERTQYYMYELPVGRAVQPPSHVCPFAIVAFSYWDTKTPASEEKEKSEEEKTVFHYYPWRGQLQISSQIYHVGLKSSTGPLIPAKLPTMMSVNGAIRMSDLRQKLPKAIFETCFSGEVSLEGMGCSLYELSPSEAEDTSLSQLTQGLKEKDLALTIQLNDNGFLILLHSSHFLTYEDTGSSKPEVLQGMFVFPDSRAIHRDTKVCWKKHFLSPECLQVVPALNYAETEVEKCLPSPSGELRGLLEQHIQSYASLIHPGLTISPSREASIFPDQFDVPDALKYLYSAPKWTEMGWKRLKSYFHQPGSFELSVSRATELLVAGREERGDEPDDDVYYCLSSPEGSPMSPASLGGPEEQQSGGKSPGDTADFSKALAVSMEDFEKPGKTMEDSNAPDKAVKEGNNLLLKEVQERLPSDVSKPLIPAEDFAKPGLNKAHSKAPGTTLPPKEVQEELTSNLSQPSVSADDSEKPGKTKADCNAPGVRTEDEGTSLIPEEVEVDVQEKVHSDLLEPAVSAEDLRKADLAALGKADCNAPEVGVAKEETNLSLKEVQKDMPSGVSQPPVSAEVLRKPSPALATKPNSKAPEAGVEVNRRTLPQKEVQEEVPSDLSQLAVSSKAFGIASMRVMKKATEVTEVSNSPASGDLPTVLVITATERTATVLPHNESTTNNSSSLPCAKVQDKGGSALNGQRGKANQPSKPTEVSHSSISDWRKRPRKRHRFSGFCKRILRSTVADFEEKEKEDMESMDSSEVYLLKKRKERMDLFKVNPLQKEERMDVTPVHPLKMPRELMNLIQDPPLKKKEKMDVTQVHPLKMPRELMNLIQDPPLKKKEKMDVTQVHPLKMPRELMNLIQDPPLKKKEKMDVTQVHPLKMPRELMNLIQDPPLKKKEKMDVTQVHPLKMPRELMNLIQDPPLKMKSKDLIHYHPLRNKESMDLIHDDHPLKKKTERWDLKAIISECGRIFVPHGSEVIAKDIESLKVKGKVLDHKQCADEMMVEACIKVPQPIETGDGPNLELNKSDENNDMPIGMLDSKDSLHEVKMADVGKMASLNPTELLLNKDTDSPSSGKHKKKRQYVAISLSQLKTVLSRGGKRNKPINPAPEDQTSPVNKKSKADTPGMDEMENVNINKANPDRTTGAVEVAKEQAFGLDPKFALALGLTPTELHNDVDKSPEKSDIPLKKDIQSRLDLVPPQATSDQTSEALPSSPSTAIILASQRRPFKKTHEHADSIRKKWWLHYRSPAALERETVAISSQLVILDPDVSRVVSRSRPCEGASAVSCPPAESLTLLADLARSTSNDKVLEQQSDPKALEKQDDHPSLVISDNSVKDGISPHDPDGEPEFVLPALLKHPSAARLKLPPQSPSPKGLVVGSGERVVLVSQEHSYSLPPSSLLLGLSGSIVQVPISEGLQQHRKDIFADGTQTLRAFLYQQKDQNRKEPGLARESLSRGIGCRQKFHRFRRFIEKDGSVQVTRLWKENYNFNSDSKFTNDPKDKTVIRALHGPWDFDIKDTKEQVQLIIHMWIGLFYSRSTARFCQADSSLTCLEKKDSIEVAHGMVPAQVPLGTKTSSPAYIALSRIPEPDVLDLSKMGKEKAQPLSLEAEVLDLSMKTTSTALDSLDTESKRRIDLKNHPSYLPATGLHNETISCPQQSTNVELKVYRDRVDSAMSEKSSDLGDDEDYETNNHENDSKGTLQNGVSPYERTLESDRSYILLCEQAASVYIHQEKPLETQTAQVLEGNNKTLLETQTAQVLEGNNKTLLETQTAQVLEGNNKTLLETQTAPVLEGNNKKLLQKEEEMMGDGEPSAVCLKTMGSKDVNKEQQLKDNDSVKTMPCTEVQMDGDAANMPDTAERNANEARDGAHVVICDGSESKEELHKADHNVKDSVEPAKPEAVHAGKDTTNKEITKAQTAVHVGKDFIDNDKALKAVHSENVPRDYGNTKDQVRTAMQDGNDTRNETLPAVICGEDSGDKTPPVVCDGNTSEAETLPEISHTENDSQKATLAVVHGGNDLRDTTLPVKCNGKLYMDVEPTVVHDINGSTDEELPMGQGGDVSAGTSRVLPEMHGEIKCKDVLPTQVFPVCDGNMPFGGEFDTLIQPNNVLGVARHEINESDVQTKEQEKELMQGQSKSDDVTTQSSTTFPPGSQHSQDETLERLTGQVEIPLIPSEDIAHTDVLHSIGEASEMAQGQVEIPFIGVEIPFIGVEKNSQDINYTEVHDSPPSQKETLITVCDSANVLSGELLAKIFSKGTESVSRCPTVDEVLYGSIPIPDICSASLAICDDDGVSKPLGTGEGYGRCPTPTEDEPPFVPGFSCDHHTPNTVLLPDAKDTNSPNLDSGLTLIENEKDHHEPSLSLYKARAATGLHNLHKSSNNNKPNNLEAIDNRFSQLLADPRKNPIATSTPLNTPSSSLKERSDDDPYSNTRLSAVEPDLHAHSSRHALHSFSYSFPNTHCSLTEKAAFSVPSIHPEVLSNETTLAGNFSEIALERETCLRPDLSELILQSTRLSIPASSEPTAAPQNFSVHSFTQPQPNSQKPAMIVNVSTNEDSRGQYNWEEGQTDIDPMSSDVLKSKQTDTPVRSNTNVHPYNTQYATEMRQIAGLQDYEDVMADENVMGDDEDVMGENEAPSVDKDNIESSLETNWISDDKHLRSKFRLNKTRLDFINSLRQSQEWEQREFDAVLDFNKQGTSSSVTIQSEESDKILSHMEENQQEWLKYCRAKRSGSQKDMTKEEDSSVAKPRLVTVLDHKGNRITYENYPVLKPTASMHTWTVPDSNRQGLSSFLEFSKRWDDTHNADESDLTQSSMDLETLIFSERMNQMLKSKSSSSSRYIRSRHRRSNVEERASTSSPAVTVHFSSLQEDQDGSEEHWEAIPSLAGQKIRVEMPERMAMPEEIDGEPQHLKKLSCTKGSEMTHVKVSDLVVDSFRVYHAMMTEVCAGKKYPSRTERLKREDTKRNSSPKSRAPSKDKDFCGQMKEDMYDSLHDNLNSVVRQSCKNKFRFYILVTSSDPFFRETKELLEAEGHIAVEQSQFCLGKDSPLCPLHIILRNEDIAEHICEVPHLLELKKSQNVLFAGIDRPDDIVNLTHQELFSKGGFVVFEGAALHTLSLSNMKKMSGFLEGLSKKGKWKWLLHYRDSRKLKENARSSAEAQGKKIFMDICQEAGMVEVLPYHECDVISRERPNYLHCLVRLQVQNVSARLPVFITDTTADKAFAKHGIFTMNINSFLLISQSDTCTIS